Below is a window of Methanothermobacter thermautotrophicus DNA.
GAGCTACATATAAATTACAGGTGAGGGGCTATGAACATCTAAGCCCCGCATAGGGGGTATGCCATGAGGAAGGAAGCCATACTTTATGAAGGGGTCGGTGATAGGCTCAGGTGCCTGGTGTGCAACAGGAGGTGCCTCATACCTGAAGGTGGGAGGGGCTACTGTCTCACCCGTGAAAACAGGGACGGACGGGTATACTCACTCACCTATGGTGAGGTGTCCTCGGCAGCCGTTGACCCCATAGAGAAGAAGCCTCTCTTCCACTTCCATCCAGGAACCCTCGTATATTCACTTGGAAGTGTGGGGTGTAACTTCAGATGCAGGTACTGCCAGAACTGGAGCATATCCCAGGCCAGGATAGACGAATTTCCCACAAGGTACATGTCCCCTGAGGAGGCCGTTGAAAATGCCCTCAATGCCAGCTGCCGGTCCATAGCCTGGACCTACAATGAACCCACAATGTGGCTCGAATACACCATTGACTCAGCAGAACTTGCAAGGGCCGAGGGACTGGCGACGGTCTATGTAACAAATGGTTACATGAGCAGGGAGGCCCTTGACATAATAGGGCCACTCCTGGACGCTGCAAACGTTGACCTAAAGGGGATGTCAGAGAGTTTCTACAGGGAACTCTGCGATGCAAAACCTGAACCAGTACTTGAGAACATAATAAGGATGCATGATATGGGCATCCACCTTGAGGTCACAAACCTCCTGATACCCGGATACAATGACTCGGACGATGATATAATGGCCCTCATAAACTTCATGGTCTCTGAGGTGGGAGTCGAGGTTCCCCTGCACTTCACAAGGTTCTTCCCCCATTACAGAATGCAGGATGTACCACCCACAGGGGCTGATAGGCTTATGAGGGCGAGGGACCTGGCACTTGAGGCTGGAATGAGGTACGTATATGTTGGTAACCTTCCGGGCACCGATGCAGAGAACACCTACTGTTCATCCTGCGGGGAACTGGTTGTAAGGAGGGATGGCTACATCACAGAGACCCCGGGACTGGCTGATGGAAGATGCAGGTTCTGCGGCTCTGAAATGGATATTGTAACTGATTGAACATGGATTCCCTGCTGAACAAATTTCTCAGAGATTAATTTAGAAGAGTAAAAAATGGTTAAGGGCCTGCTTACTCTGACCTGCTGACCCTCTGGAATTTCTCAGCCGAAGCAAGGGGTGCAGTTGCATCGACACCGACCTTGGTGGTGGTGCCATCCGGCAGCGCAGCAGGATCAAGGGACGAACCCCTGGCCCCTGGAACTATGAGGATGTCATCATCGCCCTTAACCCTTGTTGCAATAGCATATTCAATTTCCTCAGGGTCAAGGACGTCTATGTCATCATCCACGACCACGACATGCTTCAGGGAGGGGTGGGCCGCAAGGGCGGCCATTATGACGTTCTTACCATCACCCTCAGTCTGTTTTTTAATGGACACAGCGGCGTGGAGCCAGCAGCACCCACCCTCTGTTAGAACAACGTTCCTGACAGTTGGGACGGTGTTCTTAACGGCCCGGTATATCCGTGGCTCCTGGGGTAGACCCTGGAGGAGGCGGTGCTCAAAGCCGGCCGGTAGAATGGCGTGGTACATCGCATCATCCCTGATGTGCATCCTTTCAAGGGATATGACGGGTTCATCCCTTACAACGTCATAGGTGTCTGTCAGATCAACAAAGGGACCCTCCCTTTCCCTCACACCACAGAGTATACGCCCCTCAAGGATTATCTCTGCAGGGGGGACCTCCATGTCGACTCCCTCACACCTCACAAGTTCCAGTTCACCATCATGGAATGTGTTTGCTACCTCCATCTCATCTGCATCTATGGGTATTGAGGTGGTGGTGGCAAGGAGTGTTGCAGGATCCATACCTATGGCTATGGCTATCTCAAGGTCCTCACCCCTCTCCTCAGCCCTCTGGAGGTAGGTGTAGAGGTGCCTCGGCACTATGCGGACGGCCAGTCTGTCATCACCTATGACCATCATCCTGTGAATTGAGGCGTTCCTCACACCTGTATCAGGGTCCCTGGCGAATATGACCCCTGCGGTTATGTAGGGGCCACCATCCCTCCTGTAGTGTCTGAGGACTGGGAGCTCTGAGAGGTCAGCCCTCCCTGATCTGTAACCATGGAGCCCCATCACCCTCCTGATGGGGGTGGGGTTTTCCATGGCCTCAACTATCCTCTGGGTTATCTCATGGACCCTGCAGTTGAGGGATAGGGCTATCTTCTCCCGGGTATTGCAGAGCCCTGATATGACCGGTATTTTAGATTCTCTGAGGTTTTTTAGTATAACAAGGTCCCTTGGATGCTCCCTCAGTATGCTGGCAGCCTCAAAACTGGTTGATACCTCATCCTCAATTACTATGGCCTCATCGCCGATCTTGTCAAGAAAACGTCTCATTAAATCACCATCAGAATCTAAGTGAATGTCTCTTCTCCGTCTTCCACATCTTAATCCTAGAACTTAACGGAACGGCTCTTTATACTTTTTATCCTGGATTCTATCCTC
It encodes the following:
- the amrS gene encoding AmmeMemoRadiSam system radical SAM enzyme; the encoded protein is MRKEAILYEGVGDRLRCLVCNRRCLIPEGGRGYCLTRENRDGRVYSLTYGEVSSAAVDPIEKKPLFHFHPGTLVYSLGSVGCNFRCRYCQNWSISQARIDEFPTRYMSPEEAVENALNASCRSIAWTYNEPTMWLEYTIDSAELARAEGLATVYVTNGYMSREALDIIGPLLDAANVDLKGMSESFYRELCDAKPEPVLENIIRMHDMGIHLEVTNLLIPGYNDSDDDIMALINFMVSEVGVEVPLHFTRFFPHYRMQDVPPTGADRLMRARDLALEAGMRYVYVGNLPGTDAENTYCSSCGELVVRRDGYITETPGLADGRCRFCGSEMDIVTD
- a CDS encoding UbiD family decarboxylase, which encodes MRRFLDKIGDEAIVIEDEVSTSFEAASILREHPRDLVILKNLRESKIPVISGLCNTREKIALSLNCRVHEITQRIVEAMENPTPIRRVMGLHGYRSGRADLSELPVLRHYRRDGGPYITAGVIFARDPDTGVRNASIHRMMVIGDDRLAVRIVPRHLYTYLQRAEERGEDLEIAIAIGMDPATLLATTTSIPIDADEMEVANTFHDGELELVRCEGVDMEVPPAEIILEGRILCGVREREGPFVDLTDTYDVVRDEPVISLERMHIRDDAMYHAILPAGFEHRLLQGLPQEPRIYRAVKNTVPTVRNVVLTEGGCCWLHAAVSIKKQTEGDGKNVIMAALAAHPSLKHVVVVDDDIDVLDPEEIEYAIATRVKGDDDILIVPGARGSSLDPAALPDGTTTKVGVDATAPLASAEKFQRVSRSE